ATGCTGGAAGAGGGTAACCCGCTTCCAGCGGGAAGCGAAGTATATTTCAGGAGCGATTTATTTGTACCGCAAATGAACCGTTCGGATGCTCGTTGGCTAAAAAACTTCTCTCCCAGCCTCTATAAAGATGGATGTATCCAATTACCTTATTTCCCGAAAATGGACTGTAGGTCTGACTCCGATTCCCGCATGCTGGAGATGAGCCGCCCCACACTGTGCTGTATTTTTCAGAGCCAGTCGAAAGAGGTCTGGTGTTAATCCATAAAGAATTCGTCTTCTTCTACTTCGTCTTCTTCGGTTTCTTCGGTTTCTTCCTCTCCGGCGCTTTCTTCGTTTTCTTCTTCCGTTTCGTACTCAGTTTCATCACCGGTATCTCCCTGCTCCGCGGCAGGTTCATCCCCGCTTCCGAGCTCCACACTTAAGTTCTGGCCCGACGTCACTTCTGTCCCCGCAGGCACACTCTGGCTTATAACAAAGCCGCTGCCGTCTATGGTAACTTCCATATCCGCCAGACGGGTCCAGGCATGTACCTGCCTTCCGGACCAACCAGACATGTCCGGAATGAGGAATTCTTCCTCATTTGTCCTCATGAATACTTTCTCATAAGGGAGAATGGACATTTCCGGGTTAGGGAACTGGGAGATGACCGTGTTTCCTTCCCCGATAATGACGGGATCGAGCCCGTAATTCTTCAATGTTTCTTCTGTTTTTTCAACGGATTCACCACTGAAGTCTTCCATAACAATACCAGCTTCCTCCACATGCTCTTCTTCCACACTTTGAGGAGTGATGTTCAGGTACTGAAGACTTTGCTGCATGACAGGTTTGAATACTTTTGACACCGGCATGGCTCCAGTTTCGTGCAGCTCAATATCAGGGCGTTCCACGGCAACATAGACAATTACTTCAGGATCATCAGCCGGTGCCATTCCCATAAAGGAATATATGTGATTCCCGTGGCCTGTAAGCCTGCCAGGTCCGTCAGGGTTATTAATCTGTGCTGTACCTGTCTTACCGGCGATATCAAATCCGTCAATGGCGTATGGCTGCCCTGTTCCTGCTGATGAAGAAACAACCGTTTCAAGAAGACCGAGAACTTCCGCTGCCGTTTCTTCTGATATCGGTTCACCGACAACTTCAGGCTCAGTCTCAGAAACAATTTCACCTGAGTCTTTGTCATAAATTTTGTCAATTACGTAAGGTTTCATCATCTTACCGCCATTTGCAATAGCTGTAGCTGCCTGGACCTGCTGAATCGGAGTAATCGCCGAACCTTGTCCGAACGCGGTAGTGGCTGCATCAATCGGTCTGAAATCAGCGATGGAGCTGCCTGATTCGTTAGGAATATCAATCCCTGTAGGTTCTCTCAGCCCAAAGGCATCTACATAGTCAAAGAAGGTGTCCGGGGTGAGCTTTTCAAGTGCAAGTTTTGAAAAGGCAACGTTTGAAGATCGCTGGAATCCTTCATCATAGGTGATTTCCCCCCAGCCTCTCCCGCCGTTATGGTCCGGAATACGGTCCGGACCGATCTGATACGTACCGGACTGGTAGAGTTCGTCGCCGTTGTAGACGCCTTCTTCAATCGCTGCTGCAAGGGTCAGTGCTTTAATGGTTGACCCCGGCTCAAACCGGGAGCTTACAGCATAGTTTGTGTAATTGCTTATAGATTCATAGTTGTTCGGGTTAAAGCTCGGCCGGTTACTCATAGCCAGTATTTCCCCTGTCTTCGGATCTGCAACGATACCGATCATCCGTTCCGGAGAATATTCCTCATCCACCTGAGAAAGAGCTTGTTCAAGGACCATCTGAATTTTCTTATCGATCGTTAAGTACACGTCGTTCCCATTTCGGGCCGGATTAATCAAATCCTCTGTATTAACTAGAGCCCGTCCAGCACCGTCTCGCTGATATGTGATTGATCCGTCTTCAGAACTAAGGTATTCATCAAGGCTCTGCTCAAGACCCATTCTCGCTACGCTCATGTCACGCTCGGTATATCCGATGAGGTGAGAAGCGAATGTCTGATTCGGGTAATAGCGCTTTGGATCCTTTCTGAAAATGATGCCGTCGATTTCAAGTTCCTCCAGGGCATCCTTTTCTTCGACACTTAAGTATCTCGCACCAGGGATCTCCACCTGCACTAAATCCTGAGAAAGACGTTCTGCAACTGCATTCGTATCGAGATCGAGGACTGAGGTGATTTTTGCCGCCGCTTCCTGTGGATCACTTACATAGCTGCCATAGCTGTCGTCAAGGACAGCAATAAGCGTATAGGATGCCACCTCTTCGGCAATTGCTTCACCTTCCCGGTCAAGTATCGATCCCCTCTTCCCTTCAATGGTGTGAGTCTGTGACCACCTTTGTTCAATAAGCGCCCGGAGGTCCTGCCCCTGAACTTCTTTCGCTGCCTGAATGTAGACAAACCTTCCGAATACAATACTGATAAAGAAAAGGAAGATTCCGAGAACCCATAGGGCACGCACGGTAATCTTCCTGTTTTTTGTAACTTCCATTTCACAACACCCGCTTATTAATCCTGATTTTGGATTACTCTTACATTTTGATCATTCAATTCCATGCCAAGCTCCGCCTGGGCAATATGGAGAATGCGGTCAGGTTCAGACAAGTCCTTCACTTGCAGGGAAAGACCTTCATTCACACTCGACTGCTCCGTAATGCTACGCTCTGTTTTCTGAATTTCGTGGTTTGCAATATAAATCGTAGCATAGTTTGATAACATCACGTAAGCCGCAAAAACGACAGCAAGAAATGTCAATGGATAAATGATCTTCTCTCCCCGTGTAATCCCGCCTTTAAAAACACGCTGTTTTTTCTGTTTAAGCTGTCTTTCAGGCTGGTGCAGCGGCTGCTGAATTTGCTGTTTTGCAAGGCTCATAGTTATACCCCTCCCAGTTTCTCTTGTCTCTTTTTTTATCTCTTTTTTATATCTTTTTCTCTTTTGGCCCTTTTAGGCCTCTATGTTGACTTCTGCTACTTGTACTCCCTTTCCACAGGCGGCGGGGAGACTGCTATGCGTTTTTGAATTCTCTTTCACGATCACGGTATTTCCCAACGAGTGTTACTCATATGCTCCAGTCAACAACGGCCTTAAACACGTCAATTCTTTTCCGCAACTCTCAGCTTGGCTGATTTCGCCCTTGAATTTATTTCCAGTTCCGATTCGTTCGCAAGAATTGGCTTTCTTGTTACGAGTGTCAGTTCAGGTTCAAATCCTTCAGGAATGACAGGAAGTCCTTTAGGCAGCTCCGGCATAGCACTTCTCTCTTTGAACACTTTCTTGCATAAACGATCTTCTAATGAATGAAACGTAATGACGGCCAGTCGGCCTTTCGGTGCTGTGAGGTCAATTGCATCCTTCAGAGCTTCTTCAAACACGGTCAGTTCATCGTTGACAGCGATCCGGATTGCCTGGAACGTCCTCTTTGCCGGGTGCCCGCCTTTTCTTCTGGCAGGAGCCGGTATCGCATCCTTTATGACGTCTACAAGCTCTCCCGTCGTCTCAATCGGCTTCGCCTCACGTGCAGCTTCAATCTTCCGGGCAATGTTTTTGGCAAATCGTTCTTCACCATACTGGCTGATGATTTTCATCAGATCCTGGAAAGACCATTCATTTACAACTTCATATGCTGATAATTCCCGGGTCTGATCCATTCTCATATCCAGCCTGGAATCAAAGCGATAGCTGAATCCTCTGTCCGCCTCATCAAACTGAGGGGATGAAACACCAAGGTCGAACACAAATCCGTCCACGTTCGTGATGCCGAGGTTATGGAGTTCTTCTTTTAAATGGAGAAAATTCGAACGAACAAATGTGATACGTTCCCTGTAAGGTGATAATCGTTCTTTGGCAAATTCAAGTGCCCGATCATCCTGATCAAAACAAATCAATCTGCCACTTTCCCCCAACTGCTTCACAATCTGCTCACTATGGCCTCCGCCTCCCAGTGTACAATCAACATAAATCCCGTCAGGGCGGATATTAAGGCCATTAACCGTTTCTTCTTTAAGTACCGTTTCGTGTTCAAACATTTCTACACCTGTCCTTTAACTGCTTGTAGAACCTTGCGTATATCTATTACAAGTCAAAATCTACAATGCCTTCGGCTATTTCTGCAAACGAGTCTTCTGATTCAGCAACATATTCTTCCCAAATCTCTTTACTCCATATTTCCACACGGTTTGAGACACCGATAATTACACATTCCTTCTCTAACTTTGCGTATGAACGGAGAACAGAAGCAATATTCGCACGCCCCTGTTTATCCAGTTCACATTCAGTAGCACCGGAAAAGAAGAATCGTGTAAAGGCCCTCGC
This DNA window, taken from Alteribacter keqinensis, encodes the following:
- the mraZ gene encoding division/cell wall cluster transcriptional repressor MraZ — its product is MFMGEYRHNIDEKGRMIIPAKFRENLGSSFVVTRGLDQCLFVYPEEEWRHLEQKLKTLPFTKKDARAFTRFFFSGATECELDKQGRANIASVLRSYAKLEKECVIIGVSNRVEIWSKEIWEEYVAESEDSFAEIAEGIVDFDL
- the ftsL gene encoding cell division protein FtsL, giving the protein MSLAKQQIQQPLHQPERQLKQKKQRVFKGGITRGEKIIYPLTFLAVVFAAYVMLSNYATIYIANHEIQKTERSITEQSSVNEGLSLQVKDLSEPDRILHIAQAELGMELNDQNVRVIQNQD
- a CDS encoding penicillin-binding protein — translated: MEVTKNRKITVRALWVLGIFLFFISIVFGRFVYIQAAKEVQGQDLRALIEQRWSQTHTIEGKRGSILDREGEAIAEEVASYTLIAVLDDSYGSYVSDPQEAAAKITSVLDLDTNAVAERLSQDLVQVEIPGARYLSVEEKDALEELEIDGIIFRKDPKRYYPNQTFASHLIGYTERDMSVARMGLEQSLDEYLSSEDGSITYQRDGAGRALVNTEDLINPARNGNDVYLTIDKKIQMVLEQALSQVDEEYSPERMIGIVADPKTGEILAMSNRPSFNPNNYESISNYTNYAVSSRFEPGSTIKALTLAAAIEEGVYNGDELYQSGTYQIGPDRIPDHNGGRGWGEITYDEGFQRSSNVAFSKLALEKLTPDTFFDYVDAFGLREPTGIDIPNESGSSIADFRPIDAATTAFGQGSAITPIQQVQAATAIANGGKMMKPYVIDKIYDKDSGEIVSETEPEVVGEPISEETAAEVLGLLETVVSSSAGTGQPYAIDGFDIAGKTGTAQINNPDGPGRLTGHGNHIYSFMGMAPADDPEVIVYVAVERPDIELHETGAMPVSKVFKPVMQQSLQYLNITPQSVEEEHVEEAGIVMEDFSGESVEKTEETLKNYGLDPVIIGEGNTVISQFPNPEMSILPYEKVFMRTNEEEFLIPDMSGWSGRQVHAWTRLADMEVTIDGSGFVISQSVPAGTEVTSGQNLSVELGSGDEPAAEQGDTGDETEYETEEENEESAGEEETEETEEDEVEEDEFFMD
- the rsmH gene encoding 16S rRNA (cytosine(1402)-N(4))-methyltransferase RsmH, with amino-acid sequence MFEHETVLKEETVNGLNIRPDGIYVDCTLGGGGHSEQIVKQLGESGRLICFDQDDRALEFAKERLSPYRERITFVRSNFLHLKEELHNLGITNVDGFVFDLGVSSPQFDEADRGFSYRFDSRLDMRMDQTRELSAYEVVNEWSFQDLMKIISQYGEERFAKNIARKIEAAREAKPIETTGELVDVIKDAIPAPARRKGGHPAKRTFQAIRIAVNDELTVFEEALKDAIDLTAPKGRLAVITFHSLEDRLCKKVFKERSAMPELPKGLPVIPEGFEPELTLVTRKPILANESELEINSRAKSAKLRVAEKN